A portion of the Toxoplasma gondii ME49 chromosome VIIb, whole genome shotgun sequence genome contains these proteins:
- a CDS encoding hypothetical protein (encoded by transcript TGME49_260410) produces the protein MAPPAASSAGSRDDVLVQADGTLRFFGTPLTLREWRLPVAEAQGILKSSSETQFVSLSSLSRFSSHDAFVAAKTGADVAILGIVSDVGSQRSTENSHLWSWTLWDLQETKVKLLLRGEALCRTLQKEDVKPGMLLAVLNPTLLEQNPQYDSRCVSVDKADNILLIGGVQGVMRCGAMTKKQTPCSMMVYVPTMGDFCRFHVSSRAAKSQDARVKSRQIPSSSFSSRPASSSLASSASSNSSVKSEESGKVAPPVVAPHRRLLRGSGEHTPGPGREVASSASSSASLLKLKETLETKERQEARIASLLRANPALRKANHKVALERQQREAAQSVAPPVDGPPSSIAKASSQPPQPKAPSSQPKASFSALRKSVSATAESPHSSPSAAVPSCSSSSSSFSPSPPSFSSPSSSLSSSLAFRATREKREASLAGEKARGSPPGVSVGEKAVHAAATRVSGVSPSEAKQAGGGREEGVAERPKSLAREGRQVGGMLQEHLSDAQKKALGTLSSEFVRRRYLRLFYEIQKDDNTPGNRALFDELTSVRVEMKSYTRQDFQVMGLVDLMPPLCLHPDQTIAELALTIWRAAHFRLQATVNPAASSPAASMSASGLPPETRNLRAEEVSRRLAVDVANVKEIFKKRQKEEKKRQREIARERTESEKRMRQKQRDELRTPAAARGVCTPESRDEQREMLQEIMRVKSTIQEHVEKADFEEEQQMLKLLEKQDAREEFKQSIREIQIEAFFCHQCNEYCDKLNPVCSKAGHTIEKKKAIKRFFRCPECMYSPIIAIGHTLPDGCPRCRVALKNLLLPAVSAYKPKAIKPLQNEILTITGEDEDHRCRSRPVKPLRAQASDPSDDWSHEEENVQVAANALES, from the exons ATGGCGCCCCCCGCAGCTTCGTCTGCAG GGTCGCGAGATGACGTCCTCGTCCAGGCGGATGGgactctgcgtttcttcggaACTCCCCTCACTCTCAG AGAATGGCGACTGCCTGTTGCGGAAGCACAAGGAATTTTGAAGTCTTCTTCCGAGACGCAGtttgtctcgctttcttccctcaGCCGCTTC tCAAGCCATGACGCCTTCGTAGCTGCAAAGACAGGCGCAGATGTGGCGATCCTCGGCATTGTCTCGGACGTCGGGTCTCAACGATCGACAGAAAACA GTCACTTGTGGTCGTGGACCCTCTGGGACTTGCA AGAGACTAAAGTaaagcttcttctccgcggcGAAGCGCTCTGCCGTACCTTGCA AAAAGAAGATGTAAAGCCGGGGATGCTTCTCGCGGTGCTAAATCCGACGTTATTGGAGCAGAATCCGCAATATGACAGTCGCTGCGTGTCCGTCGACAAAGCTGACAACATCCTGTTG ATCGGTGGGGTTCAAGGCGTCATGCGTTGTGGTGCGatgacgaagaaacagacgccgTGTAGCATGATGGTCTACGT CCCGACCATGGGGgatttctgtcgctttcACGTCTCCTCGCGCGCTGCCAAGTCGCAAGATGCTCGCGTCAAGTCTCGTCAgattccttcttcctctttttcgtctcgtccTGCTTCGTCGTCCCTGGcatcttctgcatcttccaATTCTTCTGTGAAGTCTGAGGAAAGCGGGAAAGTCGCGCCCCCGGTTGTGGCGCCtcaccgtcgccttcttcgtggGTCAGGTGAACATACACCCGGGCCCGGTCGGGAGGtggcgtcttctgcgtcctcgtcAGCGTCTCTGTTGAAGCTGAAAGAAACactggagacgaaggagagacaggaggcgagAATTGCTTCGTTGCTGCGAGCGAACCCCGCGCTGAGAA AGGCCAATCACAAAGTGGCTCTCGAGCGCCAGCAGCGCGAGGCGGCGCAGAGCGTCGCGCCTCCGGTGGACGGTCCTCCGAGTTCTATCGCGAAAGCGAGCAGTCAGCCTCCTCAGCCTAAAGCCCCTTCATCTCAGCCGAAGGCGTCGTTCTCAGCTCTGCGAAAGTCTGTCTCTGCGACTGCTGAATCTCCTCAttcctctccctccgccGCTGTcccctcttgttcttcctcttcttcctctttttctccttcccccccttccttttcttccccatcttcttcgctctcttcgtctctcgcttttcgcgCGACccgagagaagcgggaggcttctctcgctggagaaaaggcgcGAGGGTCTCCGCCGGGAGTGTCTGTTGGCGAGAAGGCCGTGCATGCGGCGGCGACGCGAGTCTCTGGAGTCTCTCCGTCGGAGGCGAAGCAAGCAGGTGGAggtcgagaggaaggcgtTGCGGAGAGGCCAAAGTCGCTCGCGCGAGAAGGGCGGCAAGTGGGGGGGATGCTGCAGGAGCATTTGAGTGACGCGCAAAAGAAGGCTCTGGGGACTCTATCCAGCGAGTTCGTCAGGCGCCGATACTTGCGTCTCTTTTACGAAATCCAGAAAGACGAC AATACGCCTGGAAACCGGGCTCTGTTCGACGAGCTCACCTCCGTGCGCGTGGAAATGAAATCGTACACCCGCCAGGATTTCCAAGTGATGGGTCTCGTCGACCTCATGCCGCCCCTGTGTCTTCATCCTGACCAG ACAATTGCGGAGCTCGCGCTGACGATCTGGCGAGCGGCGCATTTCCGTCTCCAGGCAACTGTCAACCCCGCAGCTTCGTCGCCTGCCGCCTCGATGTCTGCCAGCGGGCTGCCTCCGGAGACTCGCAACCTCCGTGCGGAGGAAGTTTCGCGACGCCTCGCGGTGGACGTTGCCAATGTGAAGGAGATTTTcaagaagcggcagaaggaagagaaaaagcggcAGCGCGAGATCGCCCGGGAACGCAccgaaagcgagaaacgcatgcgccagAAACAGCGCGACGAGTTGCGAACGCCGGCTGCCGCgcggggtgtatgtacacccgagagtCGAGACGAACAGCGCGAAATGTTGCAGGAAATCATGCGCGTCAAATCGACAATCCAGGAGCATGTCGAAAAG gCCGATTtcgaggaagagcagcagaTGCTGAAGCTGCTGGAGAAGCAAGACGCGCGCGAGGAGTTCAAGCAAAGCATCAGAGAGATCCAGATCGAAGCTTTCTTCTGTCATCAG TGCAACGAGTACTGCGACAAGCTCAATCCGGTCTGCAGCAAGGCTGGACACACtatcgaaaaaaagaaggcgaTCAAGCGGTTCTTCCGGTGTCCAGAATGTATGTACAGCCCAATCATTGCCATCGGCCATACTCTCCCCGACGGATGTCCCAG GTGTCGGGTCGCGCTCAAAAATCTGCTGCttcccgctgtctccgcatATAAGCCGAAAGCCATCAAGCCTCTCCAGAACGAAATTCTTACCATCAC aggagaagacgaggaccACCGATGTCGCTCTCGTCCGGTCAAACCTCTCCGCGCTCAAGCCTCGGACCCCTCCGACGACTGGAGtcacgaagaggagaacgtcCAAGTTGCTGCAAATGCGTTGGAGTCGTGA
- a CDS encoding hypothetical protein (encoded by transcript TGME49_260400) translates to MARGFPSSSELETETPDDLSILGDSRLSSNLTERSGSTAGSVATPKSTCSSELRASDLILDSLTLGVSQEGVVPGGSTTCMKPYFAQRTNQDAAVFRQDTDEVGECCSESPEKQPQKSRLHAFGTGVHPNIRESPMTGMLTPSSHISTPGSVTDDCANSNPSTARSKQAHGRHVSHIVSHSMVVPTELSAHEVVYLKMLYYYKQKSRSARENLWGPSDLCFHCCRRYKSVDPKADSLLDDLKRHGGLHAA, encoded by the coding sequence ATGGCGCGCGGGTTTCCCTCGAGTTCCGAGCTCGAGACGGAAACTCCGGACGACCTTAGCATTTTAGGTGATAGTAGGCTTTCCTCAAACTTGACCGAGCGTTCTGGCTCGACTGCAGGAAGCGTGGCAACTCCAAAGTCAACTTGCTCGTCTGAACTGCGGGCGTCGGATCTCATCCTCGATTCTTTGACTCTTGGGGTTTCCCAGGAGGGCGTGGTGCCTGGCGGAAGCACGACCTGCATGAAACCGTATTTCGCACAACGTACAAATCAGGATGCAGCTGTTTTTCGTCAGGATACAGACGAGGTTGGAGAATGTTGCAGCGAGTCGCCGGAGAAGCAGCCTCAGAAAAGCCGGCTTCACGCTTTCGGTACCGGAGTGCACCCAAACATTAGGGAGTCTCCTATGACCGGGATGCTAACGCCCAGTTCCCATATTTCTACCCCGGGATCGGTGACGGATGACTGCGCAAATTCAAACCCAAGTACGGCTCGCAGCAAACAAGCGCACGGAAGGCATGTGTCTCACATTGTGTCGCACAGTATGGTGGTCCCGACCGAGCTGTCTGCTCACGAGGTGGTTTACTTGAAGATGCTCTATTACTACAAACAGAAATCCCGATCGGCGCGGGAGAATCTCTGGGGACCTTCCGACTTGTGCTTCCATTGCTGTCGACGATATAAATCAGTTGATCCTAAAGCCGATTCCCTCCTGGATGACCTGAAGCGACACGGAGGTCTTCACGCCGCGTAG